DNA sequence from the Thermodesulfatator atlanticus DSM 21156 genome:
CTCTTCGCCAAACTCTCGCACCCTTACCAATTCAAGAGAGCCATTTTGGGGTTTTAGGGATTTGACCCAGGTCACCGAGGGGATTCCAAGCCAGGCGGCAAGCTCTGGGCCAACCTGGGCGGTTTCACCGTCAACGGAAACCTTCCCGCAGACGATGAGGTCAAAGGGACCGAGTTTTCGGGCAGCGCAGGCCAGGGTATAGCTTGTGGCTAGCGTGTCTGCCCCGGCAAAGGCCCTGTCAGAAAGCAACACAAGTTCGTCAGCCCCAAAAGCGTATGCGTCAAGCAAGATGTTTTTGGCATTTGGCGGGGCCATGGAAACCGCTACCACTTTGCCGTCTGTTTCTTCTGCAAGACTTACCGCAGCTTCAAGGGCATAGCGATCATATGGATTTAGCGCAAGCTCTGTTTCTTCTCTTTTGAGGGTATGGGTCTTGGGGTCTATCTTCACTGAACCCGGCTTGGGCACAGGCTTTAAGCAACACATGATGCGCATTATCTTGTTTCCTCCTCGTTCTGATAGATCTTTGCTAGTTCGCGGGCCAGGATATTTTTCTGGATTTCGTTGGTTCCTTCGTAAATCTGAAGACATTTGGCATCGCGCATGTATTTTTGTGCAAGGGAATCGCGACTATACCCAAGGCCTCCCATCATCTGGACGGCCCTTTCAGAGACCCACATGGCCATTTCCGTGGCGAAGTATTTCACCATGGCAGAAGGCCCGGATATGTTTTTCGCCCCCGCGTCAATCATGCGGCAAACATCATAAAGAAGGCTTCTTGCCGCTTCAATGCGGGAGGCCATTTCTGCAAAGGTGTGACTCACAGCCTGGAAGTTATAAACTGGCTGGCCAAATTGGATACGTCTTTTGGTGTGAAGCAAAGAAACTTCCATGGCTCCCTGGGCAAGCCCAATGGCCTGGGCGGCGACTCCAGGGCGTGCGATATCAAGAGATTTTACCGCAAGGATAAAACCCATGCCCTCGCGGCCAATCAAGCGCTCTTTCGGTATACGGCAATCCATGAGTAAAATTTCTGTGGTGGCTGAGGCGCGAAGCCCCATCTTTTTTTCTTTTTTTCCCGGCACAAGCCCCGGGTCGTTTTTGTGCACGATAAAAGCGCTTGCGCCACGCGGGCCTTTTTTAGGGTCCGTCAAAGCAATGATTACGTAAATGTCAGCAATGCCGCCGTTTGTTATCCAGGCCTTAACCCCGTTAAGCACGTAATAATCACCGTCTTTGCGCGCAGTGGTCTTGATAGCGGCAGCGTCTGAGCCAGCCTGAGGCTCGGTAAGGGCAAAGGCGCAAAGGGCTTCCCCTTTAGCGATGAGCGGTAAGTATTTTTCTTTTTGGGCTTTGGTGCCTCCCACAAGTAGCGGAAGCGCCCCCAAGCATCCTGCCGCAAAAGTAGTGGCTACTCCCGGGCAGTATTTGGAAATTGTTTCCATGGCAAGGCAGGTTTCTGTGGAGCCAAAACCAAGGCCACCGTATTCCTTTGGGATAAGCAAGCCAAAAAGATCTGCCTTGGCCATGGCGCGAATAGGCATGGGGTCAAAGCGTTCTTCTTCATCCCACTCAATTGCATGGGGAGCAATGTAGTTGCGACCGATATACTCTGCAACTTCAACGATAACTTCCTGTTCTTTGGTGAGTTTTCTTGTAATCATCCACTTCCTCCGGTCTTGCTACGCGATCAATACATGCGCGCCCAGGATGGAAAAAGCATTTTCCCCGGGCGATAAAGGCGTTTGGTAGCTCCATTTGCCAGCAAAAGATAAAGGCCTTCTTTGCCCTGGGCCATAATCAGCCTTCCATTCGGCGAAAAATAAGGGGCCTCAAAACTATTAGTCCCATCGGTTATTTGTATCGGTTCTCCACCTTCTGGATCAATAGTAAAAATAGAAAAAATGCCGCCTTTCATGCTGGCATAGACAATGCGGTCCCCAGTAGGAGACCAGCAAGGTGAGGTGTTATACTTACCCTGAAAAGTGAGTCTTCGCACCCCTTTGGTAGCAAGGTTTAAGATATAAATTTGAGGCGAGCCGGTTCTGTCAGAGACAAAAGCAATTTCCCTGCCATCAGGGGAAAAGCTTGCTCCGGTGTTTACCCCTTCGCCGTGGGTTAGTCTTTTTAAGATTTTTCCGTTGAGATTGATAAGATAGAGGTCAACCGAGCCGTCTTTGCTAAGGGTTACCACGAGTTTGTCTCCGGAGGGAGCCCAAGCAGGCGAAGCGTTGAGCCCGGGAAAGCGGCAGATAATCCGCCGCTTTCCAGTGGTAAGGTCAATCATTTGGATGCTTGGACGGTGGTTTTCATAATACACAAAGGCTACTTTACGCCCATCCGGGGAAAGCCTGGGGTGTAAGATCAGTTCGCCTTTTAGAAGCGCAATGCGCTGGTAGCCGTCAAAATCCTGGACATAAAGGGTATCTTGCCAGCCATGGCGGGCCACGTAAACCACCCTGCTCATGGCCACCCCAGGCACTCCCAGCATCTCGTTAATGGCAAGGTCTGCAAAACGATGAACCATATAACGGGCTGAGGAACTGGGTCCTCGATATCCCCTTGCCAGAACGGTTTTCCCTTCTACCATATCAACAAGGCGAAAGGCTGCCTGAAGGTGGCGTGCCCCAAGGCTTATCTCACCGCTTATAAGCCAGTCTACCCCAAGGGAGGCAAAAAGCTCGGTTTCATTTAGTTTTAGGCCCTCTCCCAGCACGTTGAAAACAAGGTGAAGTTCAAGGTCCTGCCGCATTACATCGGCCATTTCACGCGCAAGGGGCAAAGGGCCCTCAAATTCAGGCACTGCCACCGGGATTTTAATAAGCTCTGCCCCGGTGATCTCAAGCTTGGCCTCCTGGGCAAGTGCCCTTGAGCCACAGAGAAGCCAGAGCAAGACAATAAGAACCGTTAATTTGTAAAAGAGTCTCATAGCGTTTTTTTCACTTCATTTTGAATATTGCAGGTAGCTTAAGATATTTTCCCGGTGCTGGCAAAGGGTTAGCGCGTTTTAAAGTGGCTGCGACAGCTTCGTCAAAAAGGGGTTCTCCTGAACGCCTTAGAAAACGCCAGGAAATAATCCTGCCACTTGGGGCAATTTCTATTTCTACCTCAGCGCTGAGATCAGGCTTATCACGCAGGATCTCAGGAACAGCCCAAAAGTTCATAATGTGTGCGGCAAGGCGTCTGGTGAGCTCTGCGGAAATACCATCGCCAAGGGATAGGCCGCCAGGGCTTGTTTCCTCGGCCTTTTTAAGGGCGGAAATCTTTTCGGCAAGCCTTTTTTCTTCTGCTTTGGCCTTAAGAGCAGCAAGCCTTTGAGCAAGCAATTTTTCTTCGTTAAGTTCTCTCTTTGGTGGCGAAGAGGCCTTTTTCACAGGGGCTTTTTTGGGTGCCTTTCGGGCTTTTAGGGTTTTCTGTTTTTTTGCGGGAGTTTTCGAAGTGAGGTGCTTTTTTACGGTTTTTTGAGCTACGATTTTTTTCTTTTGAGGTTTGGGCTGTATTTTTTGGGAGACTTCTTTGGTCTGGGGGGTAAGTTTTTTCTTAATTTGTGCGGCTTTGGTTTTTGTCTCCGAGGGGGAGGGCAGGGCGATACTTTTTAAATTCAGGCGGATAATGTTTTCTTTGGGGGTGTAAGGCCTGTTGGCAAGCATAAGG
Encoded proteins:
- a CDS encoding electron transfer flavoprotein subunit beta/FixA family protein, translating into MRIMCCLKPVPKPGSVKIDPKTHTLKREETELALNPYDRYALEAAVSLAEETDGKVVAVSMAPPNAKNILLDAYAFGADELVLLSDRAFAGADTLATSYTLACAARKLGPFDLIVCGKVSVDGETAQVGPELAAWLGIPSVTWVKSLKPQNGSLELVRVREFGEEVIRAKMPLLVTIENEANIPRPPSIRRLLKRDEVEIKVLSAEDIGAEPAYLGLSGSPTQVVDVFAPEYKGKRELISGPAEEVVDKMISILKERGLI
- a CDS encoding acyl-CoA dehydrogenase family protein gives rise to the protein MITRKLTKEQEVIVEVAEYIGRNYIAPHAIEWDEEERFDPMPIRAMAKADLFGLLIPKEYGGLGFGSTETCLAMETISKYCPGVATTFAAGCLGALPLLVGGTKAQKEKYLPLIAKGEALCAFALTEPQAGSDAAAIKTTARKDGDYYVLNGVKAWITNGGIADIYVIIALTDPKKGPRGASAFIVHKNDPGLVPGKKEKKMGLRASATTEILLMDCRIPKERLIGREGMGFILAVKSLDIARPGVAAQAIGLAQGAMEVSLLHTKRRIQFGQPVYNFQAVSHTFAEMASRIEAARSLLYDVCRMIDAGAKNISGPSAMVKYFATEMAMWVSERAVQMMGGLGYSRDSLAQKYMRDAKCLQIYEGTNEIQKNILARELAKIYQNEEETR
- a CDS encoding PD40 domain-containing protein; the protein is MRLFYKLTVLIVLLWLLCGSRALAQEAKLEITGAELIKIPVAVPEFEGPLPLAREMADVMRQDLELHLVFNVLGEGLKLNETELFASLGVDWLISGEISLGARHLQAAFRLVDMVEGKTVLARGYRGPSSSARYMVHRFADLAINEMLGVPGVAMSRVVYVARHGWQDTLYVQDFDGYQRIALLKGELILHPRLSPDGRKVAFVYYENHRPSIQMIDLTTGKRRIICRFPGLNASPAWAPSGDKLVVTLSKDGSVDLYLINLNGKILKRLTHGEGVNTGASFSPDGREIAFVSDRTGSPQIYILNLATKGVRRLTFQGKYNTSPCWSPTGDRIVYASMKGGIFSIFTIDPEGGEPIQITDGTNSFEAPYFSPNGRLIMAQGKEGLYLLLANGATKRLYRPGKMLFPSWARMY
- a CDS encoding energy transducer TonB, translated to MKTTNWTTALFFSLFIHLAFFTGLMLANRPYTPKENIIRLNLKSIALPSPSETKTKAAQIKKKLTPQTKEVSQKIQPKPQKKKIVAQKTVKKHLTSKTPAKKQKTLKARKAPKKAPVKKASSPPKRELNEEKLLAQRLAALKAKAEEKRLAEKISALKKAEETSPGGLSLGDGISAELTRRLAAHIMNFWAVPEILRDKPDLSAEVEIEIAPSGRIISWRFLRRSGEPLFDEAVAATLKRANPLPAPGKYLKLPAIFKMK